The region AGTGTCCTCTGGCATTAGGTTTTTAAAATTTTCTACCTGAATCAGAAAATTATATAATTCCTCAGGATTTTTTTGTGTTTTTGCTACACGACTTTCTAGATTCATGGTATTGAATTAAGCGTTCCAGTTGCTAGGATCTTTTCTCCAGCTTTTTAATAATTCTATTTCGTCTCCTTTAAAGTGCCCAGCTTGAGTGGCTTGGTCGACAAGGTGATCATAATCACTTAAAGTAGTTAACTCTAAGTCATGCTTTTTAAAATTCTCTACTGCAAAATCAAAGCCATAAGAGAATAGTGCGAGCATTCCTTTTACATCAGCTCCAGCTTCTTGAAGTGCTTCTACTGCATTGAGGCTGCTTTTACCGGTACTGATAAGGTCTTCAACGACTACGACTTTCTGTCCTTTCTCTAGATGTCCTTCTATCTGATTCTGTCGGCCGTGCTTTTTAGCCTCTGGCCTTACATAAATAAAAGGCAGGTTCATATAATCGGCAACCAGCATTCCAATGCCTATTGCTCCAGTAGCTACTCCAGCGATTACATCTGGTTTGCCGTACAGCGCTTCAATGCGCTCTGCTAGTTGTTTTTTCAAGAAATTTCTAACCACTGGATAAGAGAGTGTTACTCTATTATCACAGTAAATAGGAGATTTCCATCCACTTGCCCATGTAAAAGGTTCTTGTGGTTGCAATTTTATTGCTTTAATTTGCAACAATAACTCAGCAGTTTTTATTGCTATATTCTTATCTCTAACCATGGGGCAAATGTATAAAGTTTTTGTGAAAGAGGTCGCTATAATCGTTACCTCTGATAAAAGCGCTTTCAAAGACCATAATACCTTTAATATTAAAAAGGTAAATTTTAATGAACTTGTTCAACAAATCGAAAATAAAGAAATCGCTAATGTGGTTTTATATTCTAAAAATGAATCCAAGCTTTTAAAAAGACTTCATAAGCTACTGCCCGTAGTTATAGCGGGTGGAGGGTTGGTCTTGAATCAGGATAATGACTTTCTCTTTATACATCGCAATGGAAAATGGGACCTACCTAAAGGAAAAGCAGAAGAAGGCGAGACCATTGAACAAACTTCTATACGAGAAGTAGAAGAAGAAACTGGAGTTAGAGATCTTCAAATCACCGATTATCTAGGACATACCTATCATACTTTTACTAGAAAAGGAAAACTTAAATTAAAGTTGACACACTGGTTTATCATGGAAACGGACTTTCATAAAAAGTTGAAACCACAAAAAAAAGAAGGGATCGACAAGGCGGTATGGATCAATAAAGAGATGGCAATTCTGGCTTTGAAGGATTCCTATGCTAACATTAGAGAACTTTTTCCAGACGACATGTTAGTTGATGATGCGCGATAGATCTAAATAATGAGTTAACTGATAGGCATCTATTTCCACGATCACTGTATCGTTTAAAAAGTCAAATTCTTTAGGTAATTCCACTTTTTTAGACAGTCTTAAATTTTTAGAAATTTCACTGTTAAACTGAAAAGCAAGACCGCTATTTTCAAAATCTTTGGGATCAAATTGAAATGCAGTGTTGCGTACATGTTCTATAAATTTATTTTGTAGGTCTCCCCCAGGAATCTCGTTTATAAGGTTTGCCACTGCTTGTTGTAAGTTGGCGTCAAAAATAATTTTTATATCCCCTTTTTTATTTTCTGGAATAAGATCGCTTAAATGAATTTCTTTTAACTCTGGTTTTAAGAATGTCCTTAAGAGCCTTCCTTTTTCATTGCCTCGGGTATATTTCAATTCATAGCTGGTAAATTTTTCTACATCAGAAACAAAAACGGTATTTAAATCTAAAAGGCCTTCATTTTTTTGGTCCCTACATAAAACACGCTCTCTTCTGTTAGTAAAGATGTCAAAAAGGTTTTTTAATGGTGTTCCTTGGACATAAGTAACATCAATAAAGTCTCTTGTTATCAGGCCAGTAATCGCATTGTTTAGAACCTTATCGGCAGCAGTTTTTGAATTGAAATTAGGGATGGAATACTGATAGCTCTTCCCGTTGCATTCCAGGTCTTTTTCTAACAGCTCATAAGAAATGGCGCCTTCAACTTTTATATCTGTGATTGGGGTTGCTTCAGGAGTATTTTTCTTGTCATTACAAGATAATAATGTGATGCAACTAATAATTAATAGGATTTTATTCATTTTTTGTTCCATTTATAAATAGGGTAAGTTAAATGCGATTTCTCATAGTTAGGACTGCGTTTATGGATCCAGTCCAGTTGCTGGTAATTACTTTCTTTAAAGGCTTTGTTTGCTGTTTTTAAGGAGTCAAACTCTTTTTTTAAATCTGTATTCTCACTTAGAATTTTTTGAGCAGTAGATTCAAAGACATAACTGGAAAAACCTTCCTTCTGTTGAAGTATGGTGTCAAAATAGTTCCATTTGAAAAAAGAGTCTTGTCCTGCTGGCTCCAGCGTTTCCATGATATATCTCATACCAGGTTGACGGGTGGGGATGATCATGTCGCTTTCGCGAAAGCGTAATGCTACAACTTCCTCTTCCACTTGTACATTAGAGTGTGGATAATGTCCTTCATACGCACTTGAAGCAGTTCTATAGTTAGCAATTCGGTATTTAGTAACATTTAAAGTGGTGTCTTTTGGTAAGAATTCCATTTTTATGTGATTGTGTCGCATCAATTCAATGATTTTCCATTGACTTTGAGGTACTACATAATAGTCTGGAATAGAGACACTATCGGTTGCTTTGAAGTAATTTTGATAGGCTGTTTTTTTAGTAAAAGGTTGATTGCGATCATAAGTCATCAAGTCGTTTCCTGTCAAATCATTTATACCGACTACCGCTTCATAACCTAAAAAATCCAATGTATCGGCTTTAGAACTGTCGACTGTATAGTTCAACGTATAGGAAGAAGAAGTTTTATAAGTTTTAAAAGAATCGGCACGAGCTTTTTTGATTTCTGCAACGTTCTCAGAACCTATACCTATCATTTCTTCCATGATTGCTTGAGTACCCAATACGCGGTCTTTATAAGGTTTCAACATGTGCGTTTCTACCATCATCCCTAGTGTATTCCACAAACTGGTATAACCGGTAGAGTATCTTGGGTAATCCATAAATTGAGAAAAACCTTTCTCAGGTGAAGAATTAAAGACATTCACATAGGGTGTAATTGGTAAATTTCTTGCTGCAAGTCGTGTTTCTAATTCTGGTTGTAACTTGGAGTGAAGGTAATTCCCTGCCGCATTTCCCAACTTGTCGTGTTGTGTGAATAGATGCGTCAACGTGTATTGATAATCGGCTCCATTGCTCACATGATTATCAATAAAAATATCTGGATTGATTTTATGATATATTTTATAAAAAGCTAATGCATTGCGAGAGTCTGCCTTTATAAAGTCTCTATTCAAGTCGTAATTGCGTGCATTACCTCTAAAGCCGTAGGATTCAGGACCGTTTTGATTGGTACGAGTAGATGTATTTCGATTTAAAGAGCCACCCACATTATAAACGGCAATAGCGCTAAAAATCAAATTATCAGGAGCATTTACTTTTCCGGTCGCAAGATCTCTTAAGAGCATCATGCTCGCATCGATACCGTCACTTTCACCAGGGTGAATTCCATTATTGATCAAAATTTTAATTTTGTCCTCGTTAGCGCTGCCCCAGTCAATGGATTTCTTTGAAAAGCTGATAAGATGCAAAGGCTTACCACTATCAGTCAGTCCTATCTCTTCTAATTGAATACTAGCAAAGTCTGCAGCTAAATTTTTATAAAAAGCAATAACTTCTTCATAGGTAGCCGTTTGGTTTCCATTGCCATTTTCAAAAGGCGTAGGATGTTTTTTAGCAGCTTGAACAGCTTGTTTTTTACTATCCGTTCCACAAGAGAATAATAGAAAGACAGTAACTAATAGTGTGAAAAATTTGCTCATTTTATATTTTTATATTTCTGTACTTTATTTATAAATAGCTCTTTTAAAGTGTGAGAGGCTTGCGTTTTAATAAACCTTCTTGTCTCTCATGGAATAATAAGGAACTTATCTAATAAAAAAAGTGATGTATACACACTTTTAAATTCTTTCCGTTTCTCCCATGAAGACCTTAGAGTCCATCTCAGCAGCTCATCAATAATTTCAAAGGTTCTCCTCAGGCAAAACCCAACGGGTTTCTTAATCAATTGAGGTATTTTTCAGCTCTCAGCTTTCAAGACGTTATCCGTGGACTATTAAAAGTCCCATCCATATAAATGAGATAAGTTCCAAACAGTTTAGCTTTTTAACGCTTGGAGTAATGAAGGCGTATTTTAATAGTAAATAGAAATTCGTTTTTTGCTAATAGCTAATAGCTAATCACCAATATCCACCATCAAGAAAGCTATATCCTTACCGTATCAGGCACTAAACTGGTGTAATCACCATTATTTCTTATCACATCTCTAACGATAGAAGAAGAGATATAACTTTTTCCAGAACTGGTGAGTAAAAATACGGTTTCAATTTCAGACAGTTTTCTGTTGGTATGTGCGATAGCCTTTTCAAATTCAAAGTCGGCTGGATTGCGCAATCCCCTGAGTATAAACGCAGCATTTTGTTCTTTGCAAAAATCAATGGTCAGACCAGAATAGGTCATCACTTTGATTTTTTGATCCTTACCAAAAGCTTCTTCTATAAAACGTTTGCGATCTTCTAGTGAAAACATATATTTTTTATCGGCATTAATACCTATAGCTATTATAACTTCATCAAAGAGTCCCAACCCTCTTTCTATAATATCGTAGTGACCTAAAGTGATGGGGTCAAAACTTCCGGGAAAAACGGCTCTTTTCATGAGTTGTGATGTTTGATAGTGTTTTCAATAATTTGAGTGAATACATTTTTCATTGTAGCTCCTGAAGCTTTAATTTGTTGTGGTATGATGCTTTCTTCACTCATTCCTGGATTAGTGTTTACCTCAATAAAATGAGGAATATTATTGTGAAAGATAAAGTCGGCTCTGGCAAGACCTTTTAATTTTAAAACTTGATAAATACGTCTTGTGATATCTTGAACTGCATTTGTATGGTCCTCACTTATGCGTGCTGGCGTTATCTCTTGAGATTTACCTTGATATTTTGCTTCATAATCAAAGAAGTCATTTTCACTTACTATCTCCGTAGGTAAAAGTACTTTTATTTCATTATCAATTTGATAAGCACCTACAGACACTTCTACGCCATCGAGAAACGACTCTATAATAATTTCATTATCAACAGAAAAAGCATTTTCTAGCGCTGCATCCATATCTTTAACTTTATATACTTTAGAAACACCAAAACTACTGCCACTGCGATTTGCCTTTACAAAACAAGGCAAACCAATGTTTCTAGCAATTATTTCTGCATCAATACTGTCTCCTTGATTGAGGTACATATGTCTACCAGTGGTAATGTTCCAAGGCTTTAATATGGCGATACAATCTCTTTTATTAAAAGTGATCGCACTTTGATAATAATCGCAAGATGTTTGTGGAATATGTAAAAGTTCTAGCATCGCCTGTATGATACCATCTTCTCCTGGCGTTCCATGAATAGTGTTGTAACAGCAGTCAAAAGTGACTTTTTCACCATCTATCGATAAACTAAAGTCATTTTTATTAATCTCATACCGCTCTCCAGTAGCATCTTTATAGTACCAACCCTCTTTTAAAATAGCAACAGAATAAATATTATACAAGTCAGAATCGAGGTTCTGTGCAATGACAGCGCCACTTTTCATGGATATCTCCCATTCGTGGGAATAACCCCCCATTAATACCGCAATGTTCTTCATAAGCTGATTTTTCGCTTGAGCGTAAACAACAAAGTTAAAAAAGATGTCGTTCTAAGAACCTATTCTATCCTTATCTTTGTTCAATATATTAACGGTTTAAAAAAATTCATTCGTTTTTTAACCTTTAAAAACATTAAAATTCTATGAATTTTTTCAGATTCATTTTTACTAAAACCTTTTGGATTCAAGTAGTTATAGCTGCTGTGGTAACCGTAGTGCTATGTTTTACTTATTTATTTTGGCTGGATTGGTACACTAACCACGACCAGAAAATAGAAGTCCCTAATCTAGAAAAACTTTCGTTAACAGAAGTAGATGAACAGTTAGAAGTGTTGGATTTACGTCGTAAAATCATTGATAGTGCGAGCTATAACCCTGCTTTTAAGCCTAGAACAGTGATTGAACAAGATCCATTAGCAGGTAAATTTGTAAAAGAAAACAGACAAATCTATATTAAATTAAACGCATCAGGTTATGGAAAAGTAACCGTGCCTAATTTGATTTATAAAACCAGAAGACAAGCGATTCCTACTTTGGAAGCATTAGGATTTAAAATAGGACAGATCACTTATAAGCCTAATATTGCCGAAAACACCGTTTTAGAAATGCGTTATAAAGGAGCAACCTTGGAGCCAGGATCACAATTGAGTAAAACATCTACCATAGATTTAGTCTTAGCAGACGGTAATAACCCATCAGCAATTGAGCAACCTACAAACAATGAATAAAGAGTTGGACCACGAAGATCTTGACGATCAACAAAAACACGAGCATTATCACTTTGTAGCAGGTAGTGGACAAGACCCATTGCGTGTTGATAAATACTTAATGAATTTTATAGAGAACGCTACACGTTCCAAAATTCAACAAGGTATTAAAGAAGGCGCCGTTACTGTTAATGGCGATATTGTAAAATCGAACTATAAAGTAAAACCTCACGACGATATTAGAGTGTCCTTTGACCATCCACCACATGAATCTCTTTTGGTGGCAGAAGATATACCCTTGAATATAGTTTATGAAGATGACTATTTAGTAGTGGTCAATAAACCGGCAGGAATGGTGGTGCATCCTGGACACGGGAATTATTCGGGAACCTTGATCAATGCTCTTATTCATCATTTTGAAAACCTTCCTAACAATTCCAGCAACCGCCCAGGATTGGTACACAGGATCGATAAAGATACCAGTGGTTTGCTCGTTGTTGCTAAAACAGAAGAGGCAATGGCCTATCTGTCTGCTCAATTTGCTGCCAAAACTAGTGAGCGAGAGTATATCGCCATTGCATGGGGTAACTTTACAGAGCCTTCTGGAACCGTAGAAGGCAATATAGGACGTCATCCTAAAAACCGTCTTCAAAACACCGTATGGGTAAATGACGATGCAGATAAAGGGAAGCCTGCTGTGACTCATTATAAAGTAGAGGAAGATTTCGGTTATGTGACGGTAATCAGTTGCCGCTTGGAGACGGGTCGCACA is a window of Nonlabens sp. MB-3u-79 DNA encoding:
- the pyrE gene encoding orotate phosphoribosyltransferase, encoding MVRDKNIAIKTAELLLQIKAIKLQPQEPFTWASGWKSPIYCDNRVTLSYPVVRNFLKKQLAERIEALYGKPDVIAGVATGAIGIGMLVADYMNLPFIYVRPEAKKHGRQNQIEGHLEKGQKVVVVEDLISTGKSSLNAVEALQEAGADVKGMLALFSYGFDFAVENFKKHDLELTTLSDYDHLVDQATQAGHFKGDEIELLKSWRKDPSNWNA
- a CDS encoding NUDIX hydrolase; the encoded protein is MYKVFVKEVAIIVTSDKSAFKDHNTFNIKKVNFNELVQQIENKEIANVVLYSKNESKLLKRLHKLLPVVIAGGGLVLNQDNDFLFIHRNGKWDLPKGKAEEGETIEQTSIREVEEETGVRDLQITDYLGHTYHTFTRKGKLKLKLTHWFIMETDFHKKLKPQKKEGIDKAVWINKEMAILALKDSYANIRELFPDDMLVDDAR
- a CDS encoding M14 family metallopeptidase, with the translated sequence MSKFFTLLVTVFLLFSCGTDSKKQAVQAAKKHPTPFENGNGNQTATYEEVIAFYKNLAADFASIQLEEIGLTDSGKPLHLISFSKKSIDWGSANEDKIKILINNGIHPGESDGIDASMMLLRDLATGKVNAPDNLIFSAIAVYNVGGSLNRNTSTRTNQNGPESYGFRGNARNYDLNRDFIKADSRNALAFYKIYHKINPDIFIDNHVSNGADYQYTLTHLFTQHDKLGNAAGNYLHSKLQPELETRLAARNLPITPYVNVFNSSPEKGFSQFMDYPRYSTGYTSLWNTLGMMVETHMLKPYKDRVLGTQAIMEEMIGIGSENVAEIKKARADSFKTYKTSSSYTLNYTVDSSKADTLDFLGYEAVVGINDLTGNDLMTYDRNQPFTKKTAYQNYFKATDSVSIPDYYVVPQSQWKIIELMRHNHIKMEFLPKDTTLNVTKYRIANYRTASSAYEGHYPHSNVQVEEEVVALRFRESDMIIPTRQPGMRYIMETLEPAGQDSFFKWNYFDTILQQKEGFSSYVFESTAQKILSENTDLKKEFDSLKTANKAFKESNYQQLDWIHKRSPNYEKSHLTYPIYKWNKK
- the coaD gene encoding pantetheine-phosphate adenylyltransferase, with translation MKRAVFPGSFDPITLGHYDIIERGLGLFDEVIIAIGINADKKYMFSLEDRKRFIEEAFGKDQKIKVMTYSGLTIDFCKEQNAAFILRGLRNPADFEFEKAIAHTNRKLSEIETVFLLTSSGKSYISSSIVRDVIRNNGDYTSLVPDTVRI
- a CDS encoding D-alanine--D-alanine ligase; translated protein: MKNIAVLMGGYSHEWEISMKSGAVIAQNLDSDLYNIYSVAILKEGWYYKDATGERYEINKNDFSLSIDGEKVTFDCCYNTIHGTPGEDGIIQAMLELLHIPQTSCDYYQSAITFNKRDCIAILKPWNITTGRHMYLNQGDSIDAEIIARNIGLPCFVKANRSGSSFGVSKVYKVKDMDAALENAFSVDNEIIIESFLDGVEVSVGAYQIDNEIKVLLPTEIVSENDFFDYEAKYQGKSQEITPARISEDHTNAVQDITRRIYQVLKLKGLARADFIFHNNIPHFIEVNTNPGMSEESIIPQQIKASGATMKNVFTQIIENTIKHHNS
- a CDS encoding PASTA domain-containing protein; this encodes MNFFRFIFTKTFWIQVVIAAVVTVVLCFTYLFWLDWYTNHDQKIEVPNLEKLSLTEVDEQLEVLDLRRKIIDSASYNPAFKPRTVIEQDPLAGKFVKENRQIYIKLNASGYGKVTVPNLIYKTRRQAIPTLEALGFKIGQITYKPNIAENTVLEMRYKGATLEPGSQLSKTSTIDLVLADGNNPSAIEQPTNNE
- a CDS encoding RluA family pseudouridine synthase, whose translation is MNKELDHEDLDDQQKHEHYHFVAGSGQDPLRVDKYLMNFIENATRSKIQQGIKEGAVTVNGDIVKSNYKVKPHDDIRVSFDHPPHESLLVAEDIPLNIVYEDDYLVVVNKPAGMVVHPGHGNYSGTLINALIHHFENLPNNSSNRPGLVHRIDKDTSGLLVVAKTEEAMAYLSAQFAAKTSEREYIAIAWGNFTEPSGTVEGNIGRHPKNRLQNTVWVNDDADKGKPAVTHYKVEEDFGYVTVISCRLETGRTHQIRVHMKYIGHTLFNDERYGGDRILKGTNFTKYKQFVDNCFKVLPRQALHARTLGFEHPHTKEWMSFTSDVPQDMVECIDKWRVYATNSKDM